One Amycolatopsis thermophila DNA segment encodes these proteins:
- a CDS encoding response regulator, translated as MISAVFADDHTLLVEAMTPLLAARGVQVVATAHDLPQVIDSVRRFDPDICLLDLHFGDAEHRGSVAAVREANPRTKVVVLTADISIEARIEAVEAGAAAYVHKTCRSECVVAAIEKAMRGEPVTDVPTRPLTPPDPTGNGALDAQLLARYLTVREHQCLALLVDGQPTTQMASRLGVSVPTVRSHVQSLMTKLGVHSRLEAASFAVRHELINRARYRS; from the coding sequence GCCGCTGCTGGCGGCCCGGGGGGTACAGGTGGTCGCGACGGCTCATGACCTCCCGCAGGTGATCGATTCGGTGCGCCGTTTCGACCCGGATATCTGCCTGCTTGATCTCCATTTCGGCGACGCGGAACACCGTGGCAGTGTCGCAGCGGTTCGGGAGGCGAACCCGCGAACCAAGGTTGTCGTCCTCACCGCCGACATCTCGATCGAGGCCAGGATCGAGGCCGTGGAAGCCGGCGCGGCCGCCTATGTGCACAAGACCTGTCGCAGCGAATGCGTTGTCGCAGCCATCGAAAAGGCGATGCGTGGCGAACCGGTGACCGACGTGCCCACGCGACCTTTGACACCGCCCGATCCCACCGGGAATGGCGCCCTCGATGCCCAGCTGCTCGCGCGGTACCTGACGGTTCGCGAACACCAATGCCTTGCGCTGCTCGTAGATGGGCAGCCAACCACCCAGATGGCATCGCGGCTTGGCGTGTCCGTCCCGACGGTGCGTAGTCACGTGCAGAGTCTGATGACCAAGCTCGGTGTCCATTCCCGCCTGGAAGCCGCCTCCTTCGCGGTTCGCCACGAACTCATCAACCGGGCACGTTATCGTTCTTGA